A stretch of Paenibacillus mucilaginosus 3016 DNA encodes these proteins:
- a CDS encoding DAK2 domain-containing protein: protein MVFLSKRLNEMNGQDFIRMVEAGAYRLRTNVDRVNALNVFPVPDGDTGTNMNLTLTSGVEELRRRPSEHLGKAAEALAKGLLMGARGNSGVILSQLFRGFSKAVSDLPAANSQQVAAAFQNGVDMAYKAVVKPVEGTILTVAKEAAKQGLLSAKRQTSVVSVMADILSKGQEALDRTPDMLPVLKQVGVVDSGGQGLVLIYEGFLSALESEEPAVIEEPADMPYAAFGAVQPLDEPAETGYGAGRGAGVYANAHELTSAQSKLATEDIEFGYCTEFMVTLNSGKPASREFEESVFREELSAFGDSLLVVADDDLVKVHIHAEYPGTVMNLAQKYGDLSRIKIENMRDQHTHILSEEAGHMAAEVRRAEEQIAEAQQAAGTRSQAEWKKYGFVAVSVGEGISGIFQSLGVDRVLHGGQTMNPSTEDIVRAVAEVDARTIFVLPNNSNIILAAQQAVELVEDKQIIVIPSKSIPQGISAVLAFNEEADAEENAEDMGQALQGGQAGQVTYAVRDTQMDGIDIKQGDYIGIHNSRIVSAEPDLLESCRRLIDSLLGGGAEILTLYTGEEAVESQTAELVGYVEQTYADVEVEVHAGGQPLYYYIISAE, encoded by the coding sequence ATGGTCTTTTTGAGTAAGCGCTTAAACGAAATGAACGGGCAAGACTTTATACGGATGGTCGAGGCAGGGGCATACCGCCTGCGGACGAACGTCGACCGGGTGAATGCGCTCAACGTATTCCCGGTGCCGGACGGCGACACAGGGACGAATATGAACCTGACGCTGACCTCCGGGGTGGAGGAGCTGCGCCGCAGGCCTTCGGAGCATCTCGGCAAGGCGGCCGAGGCTCTGGCGAAGGGCCTCCTGATGGGAGCGCGCGGCAATTCGGGCGTTATCCTGTCGCAGCTCTTCCGCGGCTTCTCCAAGGCGGTGTCGGATCTGCCTGCGGCAAACAGCCAGCAGGTGGCTGCCGCGTTCCAGAACGGGGTGGACATGGCGTACAAGGCCGTGGTCAAGCCCGTGGAAGGGACGATCCTGACCGTCGCGAAGGAGGCCGCCAAACAGGGGCTGCTGTCCGCGAAGCGTCAGACCAGCGTCGTGTCCGTCATGGCGGATATCCTGAGCAAAGGCCAGGAGGCGCTCGACCGTACACCGGACATGCTGCCTGTACTGAAGCAGGTCGGGGTAGTCGACTCCGGCGGTCAGGGCCTGGTCCTGATCTACGAAGGCTTCCTGTCGGCCCTGGAATCCGAAGAGCCCGCTGTCATTGAAGAACCGGCCGATATGCCGTATGCCGCCTTCGGTGCGGTCCAGCCGCTCGACGAGCCGGCGGAGACCGGGTATGGGGCGGGACGCGGGGCCGGCGTTTACGCGAACGCTCACGAGCTGACCAGCGCCCAGTCGAAGCTTGCCACCGAAGACATTGAATTCGGCTATTGTACCGAATTCATGGTGACGCTGAATTCGGGCAAGCCGGCGAGCCGCGAATTCGAGGAGAGCGTGTTCCGCGAGGAGCTGTCCGCTTTCGGCGATTCACTGCTTGTGGTGGCCGACGACGACCTCGTCAAGGTGCATATTCATGCCGAATATCCCGGTACGGTCATGAACCTGGCGCAGAAATACGGCGACCTCAGCCGGATCAAGATCGAGAATATGCGCGATCAGCATACGCATATCCTCAGCGAGGAAGCGGGACACATGGCCGCCGAGGTGCGGCGCGCCGAGGAGCAGATCGCGGAGGCGCAGCAGGCGGCCGGGACCCGCAGCCAGGCCGAATGGAAGAAGTACGGCTTCGTGGCGGTCTCCGTCGGCGAAGGCATCTCCGGCATCTTCCAGAGCCTGGGCGTGGACCGCGTGCTTCACGGCGGCCAGACGATGAACCCGAGCACCGAGGATATCGTCCGTGCGGTGGCCGAAGTGGACGCCCGCACGATCTTCGTGCTCCCGAACAACTCCAACATTATTCTGGCCGCCCAGCAGGCGGTCGAGCTGGTGGAGGACAAACAGATCATCGTCATCCCGAGCAAATCGATTCCTCAGGGTATCTCCGCGGTCCTGGCCTTTAACGAAGAGGCGGACGCGGAAGAGAACGCCGAGGATATGGGCCAGGCGCTGCAGGGGGGGCAGGCCGGCCAGGTGACGTACGCCGTCCGGGATACACAGATGGACGGCATCGATATCAAGCAGGGCGATTACATCGGCATCCACAACTCCCGGATCGTTTCGGCGGAGCCGGATCTCCTGGAGTCCTGCCGCAGGCTGATCGACAGCCTGCTCGGCGGCGGAGCCGAGATTCTGACGCTGTATACCGGCGAGGAAGCGGTGGAGAGCCAGACGGCCGAGCTCGTGGGCTATGTGGAGCAAACGTATGCCGATGTGGAAGTGGAAGTGCATGCCGGCGGCCAGCCGCTGTACTATTACATCATTTCGGCTGAATAG